The following coding sequences are from one Microtus pennsylvanicus isolate mMicPen1 chromosome 1, mMicPen1.hap1, whole genome shotgun sequence window:
- the LOC142859270 gene encoding uncharacterized protein LOC142859270 isoform X1, with product MQEDMEYDALTIRAPQRSRWYTRLWPACLGHGCLSGRQQRFPLYLIGYDPVGRFQRAASVGDVKLVERLINAREHHVNECDRRGRSPLHYASAHNHPNVVTLLSSNDRTDINMKDDEGCTPLIKAAQRDNLECISILLRHGADPHIVDANGDAALHHAICRGNIPVVSKLLEYNVDIKAKTEYGLTPYKLALFENQLKMAEFLIENGADAPSELTPNSGGAAAVESEQSMKTCANSNEEENFSTDIRPSCSAVRPTRQLKSLLKKPFLIKRGSRRLKDEVSLSEGTMTREPEQRKKKYVTFNKAAYDNLES from the exons ATGCAGGAGGATATGGAGTATGATGCCCTAACCATTCGGGCCCCTCAGCGGTCTCGCTGGTATACCCGCCTGTGGCCCGCATGCCTGGGTCATGGATGCTTGAGTGGAAGACAGCAGCGATTTCCTTTGTACCTAATTGGGTACGATCCCGTGGGCCGATTCCAAAGGGCGGCCAGTGTGGGTGATGTCAAATTAGTCGAGAGATTGATCAATGCCAGAGAACACCATGTTAATGAGTGCGACCGGAGGGGCAG GAGTCCACTTCACTACGCCTCTGCCCATAATCATCCTAATGTAGTAACATTGCTATCATCCAACGACCGTACCGATATTAATATGAAGGATGATGAAGGCTGCACGCCCCTAATTAAG GCCGCCCAGCGGGACAATTTAGAATGCATCTCTATTCTACTCAGGCACGGGGCTGATCCCCACATTGTAGATGCCAATGGCGATGCTGCCCTCCACCACGCCATTTGCAGAGGGAATATACCAGTTGTGAGCAAACTGCTGGAGTATAATGTAGACATTAAAGCCAAAACAGAG TATGGTTTGACACCCTATAAACTCGCTTTGTttgaaaatcaacttaaaatggCGGAGTTTTTAATTGAAAACGGTGCAGATGCACCTTCGGAGCTTACACCAAATAG TGGAGGAGCAGCTGCAGTAGAATCAGAACAATCAATGAAAACGTGTGCCAACTCCAACGAAG aagaaaatttcagCACTGACATAAGGCCTTCTTGCAG TGCAGTAAGACCAACAAGACAGCTAAAATCCCTATTGAAGAAGCCTTTCCTGATTAAGAGAG GTAGCCGAAGACTAAAAGACGAGGTCTCACTCAG TGAAGGAACAATGACAAGAGAgccagagcagagaaagaaaaagtatgtCACCTTTAACAAAG CGGCATACGACAACCTGGAGAGCTGA